The Antedon mediterranea chromosome 11, ecAntMedi1.1, whole genome shotgun sequence genome window below encodes:
- the LOC140063065 gene encoding uncharacterized protein: MKRAEVEAIVEEISESIDDFKYMPKLIKAVTEFEEEEDVKKLNMRVLRNVIDKVLSAAKKSKGKESKAFAGLAVAMAEKKMSMYCRRLKSLFNDRNIVNWKDHSTEAIQIIETFIEPPKIKMTDDDERWYGTRRLEECEMSKRIKDCAEAMVKAFLRDKLAKKIEIKLLQLLINCFEKSEVFHLMIARGMLYQWNFKPEDRTLIPKLIKTVDEWTRKFDEIMSKDNPPYQVTIVEKSLEIAFNSNCPPKLYLNYVVTMWKNALTKELEGQPLTGWGIIACEILNGLINQKASMFDMTELAPGVMTLIRADIDRLTSSACRVISSMYEQIDALAPWTEELVDLFLDNDEMCTSIGMSLKPLYIKCPEKIMSKMDLIFEKLPDLDANRKRYLYLFFDNISKTSTKTFVPHIDTLIEDINESDIRHKVLMVLCEIAAKYPEKFVNHIESLTGLLDSDSNTVYFVDKIVASVGTVNKEWAIKILKILIDQLQTVQTCYHVYVLMELKRIGHIFPECLTEYRKEIEAMKGSSQTGIKDIVIQLIDVMEGRTLEGLHENIVDQREDIEVLDTRVTNTENNVAEVTEKVEEQGREITAVKTDVAEQGQKLEELEEVVDETVLKVDDIDHKTITNAPKWSRDVSKLLNPEADYDWRFLAIRLGYSGEDIRNWALSPDPTMAILAEWYTTHKSSDATYAILTALEDMGQAEAVKIVEESLEQADAMVPKLEPGISEKPPKVFISYQWDHQSEVKAIRDHLEMAGFACWMDIGQMGGGDNLYAKINEGMRAAKVVLCMTTDKYSKSENCNKEVNLANLLNKPIIPILIERTVWPPEGPMSMLFAQLLYIQFFTDKHNVRGDKFWVDTKFCELLAQVSYYAAPDLDKITDEYKSWVPTVEAPEQEIKQAKKDDKGGETKVVESEQQAEIEPEVFISYQWDHQPQIKVLYQRLTSLGYSCWLDIKQMGGGDPLYSKIDKGLRKAKVVISCVTPKYSLSANCRREVSLSDALRRPIIPILLQQMAWPPEGPMSMTFTQLLYIDFTKESSQESFIDEQFDELIIKINEHAQAVEGKTSAKLSTPDQPKPTSEDSTPEEPKFEDPNHEESKCEDPKPEEPKFEDPTPQEQQFEDPTPQDPKPEDPKPEEPKPEEPKPKVHAPKEIPRQTTPNPPEPNKQHNKSKACCVL, encoded by the exons CAAGGGTAAAGAGTCTAAAGCATTCGCCGGACTTGCAGTTGCCATGGCAGAGAAGAAGATGTCCATGTACTGTCGCAGGCTCAAGAGCTTATTTAACGACCGGAACATCGTCAATTGGAAA GACCACTCCACAGAAGCTATACAAATAATAGAGACATTTATTGAACCACCAAAAATCAAAATGACTGACGATGATGAACGTTGGTATGGCACTCGCAGACTAGAAGAATGTGAAATGTCTAAACGAATAAAAGATTGTGCAGAAGCAATGGTAAAAGCATTTTT ACGAGATAAATTAGCTAAGAAAATTGAAATCAAGCTTCTGCAACTGTTGATAAATTGTTTTGAGAAATCGGAGGTTTTTCATCTTATGATTGCCAGGGGAATGTTATATCAATGGAATTTTAAGCCTGAA GACAGGACTCTGATACCCAAGTTGATAAAGACTGTTGATGAGTGGACTAGAAAATTTGATGAGATAATGTCTAAAGACAACCCTCCCTACCAAGTAACCATTGTAGAGAAATCGTTGGAAATTGCATTTAATTCCAACTG CCCTCCAAAATTATACCTAAACTATGTTGTAACAATGTGGAAGAATGCATTGACAAAAGAGTTAGAAGGTCAACCATTGACAGGATGGGGGATAATAGCATGTGAAATACTAAATGGACTCATAAATCAGAAG GCTTCTATGTTTGATATGACTGAGTTAGCCCCGGGTGTAATGACTCTAATACGGGCGGACATCGATAGGTTAACTTCTTCTGCGTGTAGAGTGATATCATCCATGTACGAACAGATAGACGCACTTGCGCCGTGGACAGAAGAACTCGTTGACCTTTTTTTAGACAACGATGAGATGTGTACTAGTATAGGAA TGTCATTAAAACCACTGTATATTAAATGTCCTGAGAAGATTATGAGTAAAATGGATTTAATCTTTGAAAAGTTACCGGACCTGGATGCGAACAGGAAACGATACCTTTATCTTTTCTTTGACAATATTTCGAAAACTTCCACTAAG ACATTTGTGCCACATATTGATACCTTAATTGAAGATATCAATGAGTCGGATATTCGACACAAAGTTCTTATGGTGCTGTGTGAAATTGCGGCGAAATACCCAGAAAAATTTGTTAATCATATTGAAAGTCTTACTGGGCTATTAGATTCCGATTCAAACACAGTGTACTTCGTAGATAAGATAGTTGCCAGTGTTGGAACCGTTAATAAG GAATGGGCAATCAAAATCCTAAAGATTTTAATTGATCAGCTTCAGACAGTACAAACGTGCTACCATGTCTACGTTTTAATGGAGTTGAAAAGAATAGGACATATATTTCCTGAATGTTTAACAGAATATAGAAAAGAAATAGAGGCCATGAAGGGAAGTTCACAGACGGGGATAAAAGACATAGTGATTCAACTCATTGATGTTATGGAAGGAAGAAC TTTGGAAGGTTTACACGAGAACATTGTAGACCAGCGAGAGGACATCGAGGTATTGGATACACGGGTGACAAACACAGAAAATAACGTTGCAGAAGTTACAGAGAAAGTTGAGGAACAAGGAAGGGAAATAACGGCTGTTAAAACAGACGTTGCAGAACAAGGACAGAAATTGGAAGAGTTAGAAGAAGTTGTAGATGAAACTGTTTTAAAAGTCGACGACATAGATCATAAA ACGATTACTAATGCACCAAAATGGTCACGTGATGTTTCAAAACTACTAAATCCAGAAGCTGACTACGATTGGAGATTTTTGGCGATACGTCTCGGCTACTCGGGGGAGGACATTCGAAACTGGGCGTTGTCACCCGACCCGACTATGGCAATTCTTGCCGAATGGTACACGACCCATAAAAGTAGTGATGCAACATATGCAATACTGACGGCGTTAGAAGATATGGGACAAGCAGAGGCTGTAAAGATAGTTGAAGAATCTTTAGAACAAGCAG ATGCAATGGTTCCAAAATTAGAACCCGGAATATCAGAGAAACCGCCAAAAGTATTCATTAGTTACCAATGGGATCATCAATCTGAGGTGAAGGCTATAAGAGATCATCTTGAGATGGCAGGATTTGCTTGCTGGATGGACATTGGTCAGATGGGAGGTGGAGATAATTTATATGCAAAAATCAACGAAGGAATGAGAGCTGCTAAAGTTGTTCTATGTATGACAACTGACAAGTATTCAAAATCTGAAAACTGTAACAAAGAG GTGAACTTGGCGAATCTGCTCAACAAGCCAATCATACCGATCCTTATTGAGCGTACAGTCTGGCCTCCGGAAGGACCAATGAGCATGCTTTTTGCTCAGCTTCTTTACATCCAATTTTTCACGGATAAGCATAACGTCAGAGGAGATAAATTTTGGGTTGATACCAAATTTTGCGAGTTATTGGCGCAAGTTAGTTATTATGCTGCTCCCGATCTTGACAAAATTACTGACG AATACAAAAGTTGGGTACCAACTGTTGAAGCACCTGAGCAAGAAATAAAACAAGCTAAGAAAGATGATAAAGGCGGTGAAACCAAAGTGGTAGAATCTGAGCAG CAAGCGGAAATCGAACCAGAAGTCTTCATATCATACCAATGGGATCATCAACCACAGATAAAGGTCTTGTACCAACGACTGACCAGTCTTGGTTACTCGTGTTGGTTGGATATCAAACAAATGGGCGGAGGAGATCCACTGTATAGTAAAATCGACAAAGGTCTTCGCAAAGCTAAG GTTGTAATTTCCTGCGTTACACCGAAGTATTCATTGTCCGCCAACTGCCGTCGTGAAGTCAGTCTATCAGATGCTCTCCGTCGACCAATCATTCCAATCCTTCTCCAGCAGATGGCGTGGCCACCAGAAGGTCCAATGAGCATGACATTTACGCAACTTCTCTACATTGACTTCACCAAGGAGTCAAGTCAGGAAAGTTTTATCGACGAACAATTTGACGAacttattataaaaattaatgaacATGCGCAGGCTGTAGAAGGTAAAACGTCTGCGAAACTATCTACACCTGATCAGCCGAAACCAACATCGGAAGATTCGACACCTGAAGAACCAAAGTTCGAAGATCCGAATCACGAAGAATCAAAATGTGAAGATCCAAAACCTGAAGAACCAAAGTTCGAAGATCCGACACCCCAAGAACAACAGTTCGAAGATCCGACACCCCAAGATCCAAAACCCGAAGATCCAAAACCCGAAGAACCAAAACCCGAAGAACCGAAACCCAAGGTACATGCTCCTAAAGAAATACCGCGGCAAACAACCCCTAATCCACCTGAACCAAATAAACAACACAACAAATCTAAGGCATGTTGCGTTTTATGA